The Candidatus Arthromitus sp. SFB-mouse-Japan genome includes a region encoding these proteins:
- the rplB gene encoding 50S ribosomal protein L2, with product MGVKKLKPTTASRRNMTVNSYEEITTNKPEKSLVYGLRKSGGRNAQGKITVRHKGGGNKRKYRIIDFKRNKDDIAGLVKTIEYDPNRSTFISLIAYADGEKRYILTPNGLNVGDKIFSGINADIKPGNCLPLSSIPVGTMIHNIELKKGKGGQIVRSAGLSAQLMAKEGSYATLRLPSGEMRYVRIECRATIGILSNESHSIISMGKAGRNRNKGIRPTVRGSVMNPCDHPHGGGEGRSPIGRPSPVSPWGVPTLGYKTRRNKKYSDNLIVRKRK from the coding sequence TTGGGAGTAAAAAAATTAAAGCCAACAACAGCTTCGCGTAGAAATATGACTGTAAATTCTTATGAGGAAATAACTACTAATAAACCTGAAAAATCTCTGGTTTATGGTCTGAGAAAAAGTGGTGGAAGAAATGCTCAGGGAAAGATAACGGTTAGACATAAGGGTGGTGGCAATAAAAGAAAGTATAGGATAATTGATTTTAAGAGAAATAAAGATGATATAGCTGGCTTGGTTAAAACAATTGAGTACGATCCAAATAGATCAACTTTTATATCTTTAATAGCTTATGCAGATGGTGAAAAGAGGTATATATTAACTCCGAATGGATTAAATGTTGGAGATAAGATATTTTCTGGGATTAATGCGGATATTAAGCCTGGGAATTGTTTGCCATTGAGTAGTATACCAGTTGGTACAATGATCCATAATATTGAATTAAAAAAGGGCAAAGGTGGTCAAATAGTTAGATCTGCTGGTTTATCTGCTCAATTAATGGCTAAAGAGGGAAGTTATGCTACACTTAGGTTACCAAGTGGTGAAATGAGATATGTAAGAATAGAGTGTAGAGCTACTATAGGTATTTTATCTAATGAATCACATTCAATAATTAGCATGGGTAAGGCTGGAAGAAATAGGAATAAAGGTATAAGACCAACAGTTCGAGGATCTGTTATGAATCCTTGTGATCATCCACATGGAGGAGGGGAAGGAAGAAGCCCGATTGGAAGACCGTCGCCTGTATCTCCTTGGGGAGTTCCAACTCTTGGCTATAAGACCCGAAGAAATAAAAAGTATTCTGATAATTTAATAGTAAGAAAAAGAAAATAG
- the rplD gene encoding 50S ribosomal protein L4: MSKVAVYNICGEKVGELELLKEIFDVEIKKYAVHQVVVTQLANKRQGTQSAKTRSEVSGGGKKPWRQKGTGRARQGSIRAPQWIHGGVVFAPKPRDYRMNVSKTLRKVAITSVLTSKVKDENLLVLDSISFNFPKTKEMVKVMNNFNIESNMLLVTETSNKNVYRSSTNLQNVKVIPVNNINVYDLLKYDKLVMTQGAVRKLEEVYSN; the protein is encoded by the coding sequence ATGTCTAAAGTAGCAGTATATAATATTTGTGGGGAAAAGGTTGGAGAATTAGAACTTTTAAAAGAAATATTTGATGTGGAAATAAAAAAATATGCTGTACACCAGGTTGTTGTTACCCAATTAGCTAATAAGAGACAAGGAACTCAGTCTGCAAAAACAAGATCTGAAGTTTCTGGTGGAGGTAAAAAGCCTTGGAGACAAAAAGGTACGGGTAGAGCTAGACAAGGATCTATAAGGGCACCGCAATGGATTCATGGTGGGGTTGTTTTTGCACCTAAACCAAGAGATTACAGAATGAATGTTTCTAAAACATTAAGAAAAGTAGCGATTACTTCTGTATTAACTAGTAAAGTTAAGGATGAAAATTTATTAGTTTTAGATAGTATATCATTTAATTTTCCTAAAACTAAAGAGATGGTCAAAGTTATGAATAACTTTAATATAGAGAGCAATATGTTATTAGTTACTGAAACTTCTAATAAAAATGTTTACAGATCTAGTACGAATTTGCAAAATGTAAAGGTGATTCCTGTGAATAATATAAATGTTTATGATTTGTTAAAGTATGATAAGCTTGTTATGACTCAAGGTGCAGTTAGAAAACTTGAGGAGGTGTATTCGAATTGA
- the rplC gene encoding 50S ribosomal protein L3, whose translation MKKAIFGQKIGMTQIFTEDGNMIPVSVILVESNVVVQVKKEEKEGYNAIQVGYGIIREKLVNNPIKGHFKKSGIDIKRHLKELRLEDCSSYEVGTEISINLFSVGEKVDVIGKSKGKGFQGTIKRWNGHRGPMSHGSKFHRSVGSMGASSDPSRTFKNKKMPGRMGGKRCTMQNLEIVQIIEDKNIMLIKGCIPGPNKSIVQIRNCIKG comes from the coding sequence AAATTTTTACAGAAGATGGTAATATGATTCCGGTTAGTGTTATTTTAGTTGAGTCGAATGTTGTAGTTCAAGTTAAGAAAGAGGAAAAAGAAGGATATAATGCTATACAAGTTGGGTATGGAATTATAAGAGAAAAACTTGTTAATAACCCTATAAAGGGACATTTCAAAAAATCAGGAATTGATATAAAAAGGCATTTAAAAGAACTTAGATTAGAAGATTGTTCTTCTTATGAAGTGGGAACTGAAATTAGTATTAATTTATTTTCAGTTGGAGAAAAAGTAGATGTTATAGGTAAATCTAAGGGGAAAGGTTTTCAAGGAACTATAAAGAGGTGGAATGGACATAGAGGTCCAATGTCTCACGGATCTAAATTTCATAGATCTGTAGGTTCTATGGGTGCTTCATCTGATCCTTCAAGAACATTTAAAAACAAGAAAATGCCAGGAAGAATGGGCGGTAAGAGATGTACAATGCAAAACCTTGAAATTGTACAAATTATTGAAGATAAGAATATTATGTTAATTAAAGGTTGCATACCTGGACCTAATAAGTCAATTGTACAAATTAGAAATTGTATAAAAGGTTAG
- the rplW gene encoding 50S ribosomal protein L23, translating to MSIMVDRKYTFIVKKSANKIQVRNAIEAIFGVKVDRVFTMNYSGKKKRIRFNLGKRSDYKKAIVQLTPDSNGIEFFNSMNSME from the coding sequence ATGTCTATTATGGTTGATAGGAAGTATACATTTATTGTAAAGAAGAGTGCTAATAAGATACAAGTTAGGAATGCAATTGAAGCTATATTTGGAGTTAAAGTAGATAGAGTTTTTACTATGAATTATAGTGGGAAAAAGAAAAGGATACGATTTAATCTGGGTAAAAGATCTGATTATAAAAAGGCTATAGTTCAACTTACGCCAGATAGTAATGGAATAGAATTTTTTAATTCAATGAATTCTATGGAGTAA